The sequence TAATGCGCATCTGTTTTCATTTTTGCAGAGAGTTTATATATTAATAATCACATAACTTTTATTTGATATTAGATGATCCTAGTAAGGCATCTAATAAAAGTAGTATAAAAGGGGGCAGCAGTTATGAAAATAGTAAAATTGACTGTGATTTTGATTGCGATGATGACTTTACTGGCTGTTATGCCAGCTGCAATGGGTCATAACTACATCGATGTAAAACCGGGTTCATGTCCAAATTCAATCAACATAAATAGAGGTGGAGTACTACCAGTCGCTATTCTTGGCGGAGAATTTTTGAATGTGACGGATATTAATTTAAGTGAACCAATCGAGTTGGGTTTCTATAAACAAACTGGACCAGGAGTATTCGAACTAGTATATGTTCCATACCTGAGATACAGCTTTGAAGATGTGGCAGGTCCAGTTATAGTGCCTGATTCAGAATATCCATGCTGTGGAACACCTGGACCAGATGGGCTTATGGATTTAAGTTTGAAGTTTAATATGACGGAACTTGTCGCCGCTGGTCTTTCTGCAGATCTACCTGAAGATAAGCAGAAAGTAGAAGTCCGCTTTACGGCACTAAACACCACGAGTGGTCAGGAAGAAATCATAAGATCGCAGTGGGATTGCATAAGACTGATGGATAAGGGAGGAGGGCCAGATGCAAGCCCAGCACAAGCAAACAATAAGAAAATGAAGTGACTGTAATTGCCAGTGGTGTGGAATCAATCCATACCTCTTTTATGTTTTTGTTTTATCAAAACTTTGCAGTCCAAGTTTTTATTTATTCACTTTCTGTTTTAATATCCAAATATTCGTTCGTTTTTTGGGTTTAACCATGCAAAAGCTTGATCACATCGTGCTTTGTGACAAAACCGGTGGTAACTCCTTTTTCGAGTACCAGAACAGCAGGATTTCGCTCAAGCATGTGTGAGATCACATCAAGTTCAGTAGTTGGTGAGACGGTCGGGAATGCATCTCCCATCATATCCTTGATCTTCATCTGGGATATGGTAGAAGCCTTCCTGTCTGCCATGTATTTGATGATAGTGTCCTCGGAGATACTCCCCACAGGGACTCCATTATCGATCACCGGAACCTGCGAAAACCCATGTTTTTCCATCAGGTTAACAGCGGATTCTACGGAATCCTCAGAGGAAACAAATATCACAAGACTGTGCATTATGTCCTTTGCAAGTATCTTTTCCTTTTCAACTTCCTCAAAAGCGGTGAATATTTTCCTGAGTGTGGAAAGCCGGGGGTCAACATCGCCGGATTCTATACGGGCTATCAAAGGCTGACTAACACCCGCACGCTTTGCAAGACCGCTCTGTGTAAGGCTCAGTTCGATCCTTTTCTGCCTTAGTCTCTCAGGAGTCGGAAGTTGCATAATATTACTGATAGTAATGATTCTATTTAAAAGGTTTGATTATTTAATGCAAAAATATGCTAAATGATTGCAACAGGCAGACATTTATATGTTTATCATTAAAATATAATATTAGGGATTAGGGGACCGAGGTTAGTATAATTGTTCTATAATGGAACTTCGTTCTTTCCTTTGAGTTTCTTATTTAAGGTAAATTAGATCTCATTCATATAATTTGTATTATATCTATGCGCTTTCGCCAAGGTGTGCGATATGAAAATGGATGATGTGCCTCTAAAAGTGAAACTGATCCTTTACATCGGATTCAGTGTCCTTATAGTAATGGCTGTTACAACGGCCATCATTATCAATACCAGCACATCCCAGTATGAGGAACTTGCATATAAGAAATCCATAGATAAAGCAAGCAATTATGCAAACCAGTTCAACTCGGACATGCAATCGAACATGGCCATTGCAAGGACCATCGCAAGCACACTGACCGTTTACAATTCCTCTGACAGGAATGAAGTTAACGATTTCCTAAGGGAGATCCTTGTTGATAATCCCAATCTGATAGGTACCTATACTGGTTTTGAACCTAATGCTTTTGACGGAAGAGATGCTGAATTTGCAGATACTGAAGGATATGATTCCACAGGCCGCCTTGTACCTTACTGGAACAAGATCGGAGGGACCATGTTCGTGGAACCCCTTATTGACTATGATACCTTAGATTATTACCAGTTGCCAAAACAGCTTGAAGAGGAAGTACTTACAGAACCATACCTGTATCAGGGTGAACTTATTGCGAGCTATGTAGCACCAATAATGAGGGAAGGTGAGTTCGTTGGTATCGGCGGTGTTGATGTCTCACTCAACTACATCGATGAGATCGTTTCCAATGTAACTGCTTTTGAAGCCGGCTATGCTTTTACGACAAGCAATACTGGTATACTGCTATCTCATCCTGTACACAAGGAATGGATCGGGACAAAGACACTTGATGATTTTAACGATCCAGAGATATCACGCATGGCTGACGACATCATCGTCGGAAAGGGAGGTCATATTGAGACCATTGATCCAACAACAGGCGAGTATTCGATAATCTTCTATGAGCCGGTACGTACTGGAAATTATTCTTTTATTCTGGTGATCCCGGAAGATGATATGCTTGCGGATGTCACAGCCTTGCAGAATGAACTGATCCTCATATCATCGCTTGCACTTATTTTCATGGCAGGTGCAGCTTATCTTGTCGCGATGTCCATAACACGTCCGATAAATGATATCGTATCCAATTTTGCATATATCTCGAACTCTGCCCTGAAAGGCGATCTGAGCAGGAGAGCTGAAACGGACGTGGAAGTGGATTTAAGGAAGATACCATCGGGTTTGAATGATATCCTTGACTCGCTCCAGACCTATTCAGATGAGCTTGAAGAAGCAAATCAGGAACTCAAATCGCTGGATCAGATGAAGGATTCTTTCCTGTCAAATGTCAGCCATGAGCTGAGAACACCTCTTACCAGCATTAAAGGCTATACCCAGAATGTATATGATGAATCCCTGGGACAGCTCAACGACCAGCAGAAAACATCACTTGGAACCGTGCTACGTAATTCAGAAAGGCTCAGGCGCCTGATAGATTCCCTGCTTTACGTGAGCAAGGCACAGGCAGAGATCATTGAATATGACTTCAAAGAGTCACTTGTAGAAGATATAATAAACAGCACCTTCCTGGATACCATCATGCTTGTTGAAGCGAACGATCTGCATATTGAAAAGAAAGTAGCTTCTGATCTTCCAGCGATCAAAGCCGATGAAGATCGAGTGGTCGATATGCTGAACAATTTA comes from Methanococcoides sp. AM1 and encodes:
- a CDS encoding CBS domain-containing protein; amino-acid sequence: MQLPTPERLRQKRIELSLTQSGLAKRAGVSQPLIARIESGDVDPRLSTLRKIFTAFEEVEKEKILAKDIMHSLVIFVSSEDSVESAVNLMEKHGFSQVPVIDNGVPVGSISEDTIIKYMADRKASTISQMKIKDMMGDAFPTVSPTTELDVISHMLERNPAVLVLEKGVTTGFVTKHDVIKLLHG
- a CDS encoding ATP-binding protein, translated to MKMDDVPLKVKLILYIGFSVLIVMAVTTAIIINTSTSQYEELAYKKSIDKASNYANQFNSDMQSNMAIARTIASTLTVYNSSDRNEVNDFLREILVDNPNLIGTYTGFEPNAFDGRDAEFADTEGYDSTGRLVPYWNKIGGTMFVEPLIDYDTLDYYQLPKQLEEEVLTEPYLYQGELIASYVAPIMREGEFVGIGGVDVSLNYIDEIVSNVTAFEAGYAFTTSNTGILLSHPVHKEWIGTKTLDDFNDPEISRMADDIIVGKGGHIETIDPTTGEYSIIFYEPVRTGNYSFILVIPEDDMLADVTALQNELILISSLALIFMAGAAYLVAMSITRPINDIVSNFAYISNSALKGDLSRRAETDVEVDLRKIPSGLNDILDSLQTYSDELEEANQELKSLDQMKDSFLSNVSHELRTPLTSIKGYTQNVYDESLGQLNDQQKTSLGTVLRNSERLRRLIDSLLYVSKAQAEIIEYDFKESLVEDIINSTFLDTIMLVEANDLHIEKKVASDLPAIKADEDRVVDMLNNLVDNAIKFTHPGGMITLGAYEEERYMHLTVSDTGIGIPKELIPNLFRKFYQIDSSIRRKYGGTGLGLYICKEIVDAHSGEIWIESEPHHGTTVHIRLPKSRDEREVTGSKQ